One genomic segment of Pleurocapsa minor HA4230-MV1 includes these proteins:
- a CDS encoding MFS transporter translates to MPTIVLFYEHYGLNIEQIVLLKTILSLSILVLEVPSGYLADLWGRKACLVVGSGVWVASWLIYCVGTSFTAFAIAEILAGVAGSLISGANTALGYDTLIQLGKEQHYQVWEGRLGAIAGISEAVCGIIGAAIASINLVYPFYFQTVCLIIYFALALTLVEPKFHQAIAQTQKLNQLKDIIIDVYKRPKLRWLILLSSTFSSASFLIVWLSQDYLQQLNIPIQAFGWAWAIFHLGMSLASINSHHLQRLFGIKRAIFLLIIILATSYICLGSINQVWGLVLILSIYLVRGFSSPLILNAINQQIASSVRATILSLNSLVFRVAFAIIAPLVGAIASRYNLSLGLIVAGCFFLISGCLCWWQLVRMRAF, encoded by the coding sequence ATTCCCACTATTGTTTTATTTTATGAGCATTACGGCTTAAACATTGAACAGATAGTACTGCTCAAAACCATCTTATCCTTGTCTATTTTAGTGTTAGAAGTCCCCTCTGGATATTTAGCCGATCTTTGGGGGAGAAAAGCCTGTTTAGTCGTTGGTAGTGGGGTATGGGTTGCTAGTTGGTTAATTTACTGTGTGGGAACTTCATTTACCGCATTTGCGATCGCCGAAATTTTAGCGGGAGTAGCTGGAAGTCTGATTTCAGGGGCAAATACCGCGCTGGGTTACGATACCTTGATCCAGTTGGGGAAAGAACAACACTATCAGGTATGGGAAGGCAGATTAGGTGCTATTGCTGGCATTAGTGAAGCAGTTTGTGGCATTATCGGTGCTGCGATCGCCTCAATTAATTTGGTCTATCCTTTTTATTTCCAGACGGTTTGCTTAATTATTTATTTTGCTTTAGCCCTAACTTTAGTCGAGCCAAAATTTCACCAAGCGATCGCCCAAACTCAAAAATTAAATCAGCTCAAAGATATCATTATTGATGTTTATAAACGCCCTAAACTACGATGGTTAATCCTACTTAGCAGTACTTTTTCTAGTGCTAGTTTCCTAATCGTCTGGCTATCACAAGACTATCTCCAGCAATTAAATATTCCCATTCAAGCTTTTGGTTGGGCGTGGGCAATATTTCACTTGGGAATGAGTTTAGCATCAATCAATTCTCACCATCTACAGCGCCTTTTCGGGATCAAACGAGCCATTTTCTTGCTCATAATTATTTTAGCCACTTCCTATATTTGCCTGGGAAGTATTAACCAAGTTTGGGGTCTAGTTTTGATCCTGAGCATCTATTTAGTGCGGGGTTTTTCTTCCCCGTTAATTCTCAATGCCATCAATCAACAAATTGCTTCTTCTGTGAGGGCGACGATTCTTTCTCTCAATAGTCTAGTCTTTCGGGTTGCTTTTGCTATCATTGCGCCTTTGGTTGGGGCGATCGCTTCTCGCTATAATTTATCCCTCGGCTTAATTGTGGCAGGGTGTTTCTTTCTCATCTCTGGTTGTCTTTGTTGGTGGCAATTGGTGAGAATGAGAGCTTTTTAG